A genomic region of Equus caballus isolate H_3958 breed thoroughbred chromosome 1, TB-T2T, whole genome shotgun sequence contains the following coding sequences:
- the MAPKBP1 gene encoding mitogen-activated protein kinase-binding protein 1 isoform X6 translates to MTAVEGSTITSRIKNLLRSPSIKLRRSKAGNRREDLSSKVTLEKVLGITVSGGSGLACDPRSGLVAYPAGCVVVLFNPRKHKQHHILNSSRKTITALAFSPDGKYLVTGESGHMPAVRVWDVAEHSQVAELQEHKYGVACVAFSPSAKYIVSVGYQHDMIVNVWAWKKNIVVASNKVSSRVTAVSFSEDCSYFVTAGNRHIKFWYLDDSKTSKVNATVPLLGRSGLLGELRNNLFTDVACGRGKKADSTFCITSSGLLCEFSDRRLLDKWVELRTTVAHCISVSQDYIFCGCADGTVRLFNPCNLHFLSTLPRPHALGTDIASVTEASRLFSGVANARYPDTIALTFDPTNHWLSCVYNDHSIYVWDVRDPKKVGKVYSALYHSSCVWSVEVYPEVKDSNQACLPPSSFITCSSDNTIRLWNTESSGVHGSTLHRNILSNDLIKIIYVDGNTQALLDTELPGGDKADGSLMDPRVGIRSVCISPNGQHLASGDRMGTLRVHELQSLSEMLKVEAHDSEILCLEYSKPDTGLKLLASASRDRLIHVLDAGREYSLQQTLDEHSSSITAVKFAASDGQVRMISCGADKSIYFRTAQKSGDGVQFTRTHHVVRKTTLYDMDVEPSWKYTAIGCQDRNIRIFNISSGKQKKLFKGSQGEDGTLIKVQTDPSGIYIATSCSDKNLSIFDFSSGECVATMFGHSEIVTGMKFSNDCKHLISVSGDSCIFVWRLSSEMTISMRQRLAELRQRQRGGKQQGPSSPQRAAGPNRHEAPSKLSAGPALSSDSDKEGEDEGTEEEELPALPILAKGTKKELALVPSPALPRSLSHWEMSRAQETVEFLDPAPAANQGPRRRGRWAQPGVELSVRSMLDLRQLETLAPSPRDPSQDSLAMTPSGPGKHGQQAPETSHASQSENLPRLQHSQPCSCPHLIRLLSQEEGVFAQDLEPAPIEDGIVYPEPSDSPTLDTSEFQVQAPARGTLGRVYPGSRGSEKHSPDSACSVDFSSSRLSSPEHPNEDSESTEPLSVDGISSDLEEPAEGDEEEEEEERGTGSCGLQEGSPHTPDQEQFLKQHFETLANGAAPGGPVRVPERTESRSISSRFLLQVQTPPLREPSPSSSSLALTSRPVQVPQASDEQLRGNGANPPGAPPEAEPYAGNPGPQQAAPVLLPRRRLNPDSSWAPKRVATANSLGGLQKAQSVQSLVPQDEAPPPGPLLIRGMEAQEGLRSLPQADGRLSRPHSYQNPTTSSMAKISRSISVGENLGLVAEPQAPASIRVSPLSKLALPTRAHLVLDIPKPLPDRPTLATFSPVTKGRAPGEAEQPGSPAGLGKAHSTSERRACLGESTTSKPRTGCQAQRGLNIPCAQQLPVSSLFRGPENLQPPHPEKTPSPMECTRPRAALSQDSEPAVSLEQCEQLVAELQGNVRQAVRLYHLVAGCKTPSADQSRITQLLRNTFSSLRQELEALAGAVLSSPGGSPGAVGAEQTQALLEQYSELLLRAVERRMEHRL, encoded by the exons GTGCGTGGTTGTGCTGTTCAATCCCCGGAAACACAAACAGCACCACATCCTCAACAGTTCCAG GAAAACCATCACTGCCCTTGCCTTCTCCCCTGATGGCAAATACTTGGTCACCGGAGAG AGTGGGCACATGCCTGCCGTGCGAGTTTGGGATGTGGCTGAGCATAGCCAGGTGGCAGAGCTGCAGGAGCATAAGTATGGTGTGGCTTGTGTGGCCTTCTCCCCTAGTGCCAAGTACATTGTCTCCGTGGGCTACCAGCATGACATGATCGTCAACGTCTGGGCCTGGAAG AAAAACATCGTGGTAGCCTCCAATAAGGTGTCCAGTCGGGTGACGGCAGTGTCCTTCTCTGAAGATTGCAGTTACTTTGTCACTGCAGGCAACCGGCACATCAAATTCTGGTACCTCGATGACAGCAAGACCTCAAAG GTGAATGCCACTGTGCCCCTGCTGGGCCGCTCGGGGCTGCTGGGGGAGCTACGGAACAACTTGTTCACAGACGTGGCCTGTGGCCGAGGGAAGAAGGCAGACAGTACCTTCTGCATCACGTCCTCCGGGCTGCTGTGCGAGTTCAGTGACCGGAGGCTTTTGGATAAGTGGGTGGAGCTGAGA ACCACTGTGGCCCACTGCATCTCTGTGAGCCAAGACTACATTTTCTGTGGCTGTGCTGATGGTACCGTGCGCCTCTTCAACCCCTGTAACCTGCATTTCCTCAGCACCCTGCCCCGGCCCCATGCTCTGGGGACGGACATTGCCAGTGTCACTGAGGCCAG TCGCCTCTTCTCTGGAGTGGCCAATGCCAGGTATCCAGACACCATTGCCTTGACCTTTGATCCTACTAATCACTGGCTGTCTTGTGTATACAACGACCACAGCATTTATGTTTGGGACGTGAGGGACCCCAAGAAAGTGGGCAAGGTGTACTCGGCTCTGTATCATTCCTCCTGCGTCTGGAGTGTGGAG GTCTACCCTGAAGTGAAGGACAGTAACCAGGCTTGCCTGCCTCCCAGTTCCTTTATCACTTGTTCCTCGGACAACACCATTCGCCTGTGGAACACAGAGAGTTCCGGGGTACATGGCTCCACCCTGCATCGAAACATCCTCAGCAAT GACCTCATTAAGATCATCTATGTGGATGGGAACACTCAGGCCCTGCTGGACACTGAGCTGCCTGGAGGAGACAAAGCTGATGGGTCCCTGATGGATCCCCGTGTAGGCATCCGCTCTGTGTGTATCAGCCCCAATGGACAGCATCTAGCTTCAGGGGACCGTATGGGCACACTTAG GGTGCACGAGCTGCAGTCCCTGAGTGAGATGCTGAAGGTGGAGGCCCATGACTCGGAAATTCTATGCCTGGAGTACTCTAAGCCAGACACAG GTCTGAAGCTACTAGCATCAGCGAGCCGGGACCGGCTGATCCACGTGCTGGATGCTGGACGGGAGTATAGCCTACAGCAGACACTGGACGAGCACTCATCCTCCATTACCGCTGTGAAGTTTGCAG CCAGCGATGGGCAAGTCCGCATGATCAGCTGTGGAGCAGACAAGAGCATCTACTTCCGCACTGCCCAGAAG TCTGGAGATGGAGTACAGTTTACACGGACACATCACGTGGTACGGAAGACGACCCTCTATGACATGGATGTGGAGCCCAGCTGGAAGTACACGGCCATCGGCTGCCAGGACCGAAATATTCG GATCTTTAACATCAGCAGTGGGAAGCAGAAGAAGCTATTTAAAGGGTCACAGGGTGAGGATGGCACTCTGATTAAG GTGCAGACAGACCCCTCAGGGATCTACATTGCCACTAGCTGTTCTGACAAGAACCTCTCCATTTTTGACTTCTCTTCAGGAGAGTGCGTGGCCACCATGTTTGGCCACTCAG AGATTGTCACTGGCATGAAGTTTAGTAATGACTGCAAACATCTCATCTCTGTATCAGGGGACAG CTGCATATTCGTGTGGCGCCTGAGCTCTGAGATGACCATCAGCATGAGGCAGCGTCTGGCTGAGCTGCGCCAGCGTCAGCGAGGTGGCAAGCAGCAAGGGCCATCCTCTCCCCAAAGGGCTGCTGGACCCAACCG GCACGAGGCCCCATCTAAGCTCTCTGCTGGACCAGCTCTCTCATCAGATAGTGACAAGGAGGGAGAAGACGAGGGCACCGAAGAAGAAGAACTTCCAGCTCTCCCCATCCTTGCCAAGGGTACCAAGAAAGAGCTAG CCTTGGTGCCCAGCCCGGCCCTGCCCCGAAGCCTGTCCCACTGGGAGATGAGTCGG GCACAGGAGACGGTGGAGTTCCTGGACCCAGCTCCTGCAGCCAACCAGGGACCCAGAAGGAGGGGGCGCTGGGCTCAGCCAGGCGTGGAGCTCAGTGTTCGCTCCATGCTGGACCTGCGGCAGCTGGAGACACTGGCCCCAAGCCCTCGGGACCCTAGCCAGGACTCGCTGGCCATGACCCCATCTGGTCCTGGGAAGCATGGTCAGCAGGCCCCGGAAACCTCACATGCCAGTCAG AGTGAAAATCTCCCTCGGCTTCAGCATTCCCAACCCTGTTCCTGCCCCCACCTTATCCGATTGTTATCCCAAGAGGAAGGGGTCTTTGCCCAAGATCTGGAGCCTGCACCCATCGAAGATGGTATTGTCTACCCAGAGCCGAGTGACAGCCCCACCCTGGATACCAG TGAGTTTCAGGTGCAGGCACCAGCCCGAGGGACTCTAGGAAGAGTGTACCCAGgcagcagaggctcagagaagcacaGCCCTGATAGTGCCTGCTCTGTGGATTTCAGCAGCAGCCGCCTTTCCAGCCCTGAGCACCCTAATGAAG ACTCTGAGAGCACGGAGCCCCTGAGTGTGGATGGCATTTCCTCAGACCTTGAAGAGCCAGCTGAGggtgatgaggaagaggaggaagaggagagaggcacTGGCTCCTGTGGGCTGCAGGAAGGCAGCCCCCACACCCCAGACCAGGAGCAGTTTCTAAAACAGCACTTTGAGACTCTGGCCAATGGGGCTGCTCCAG GGGGCCCAGTCCGAGTACCAGAGAGGACAGAGTCTCGGAGCATCTCTTCACGATTCCTGTTGCAAGTGCAGACACCCCCACTCAG GGaaccatccccatcttcctcaaGCCTGGCACTGACGTCGAGACCAGTCCAGGTGCCACAGGCTTCTGATGAGCAGCTGAGAGGCAATGGTGCCAATCCTCCAGGAGCACCCCCAGAGGCAGAGCCCTACGCTGGAAACCCTGGCCCCCAGCAGGCAGCTCCTGTGCTGTTGCCACGACGCCGTCTCAACCCAGACAGCAGCTGGGCCCCCAAGAGAGTGGCTACAGCCAATTCCTTAGGTGGACTCCAGAAAGCCCAGTCTGTGCAGAGTCTGGTGCCACAGG ATGAGGCCCCTCCACCAGGCCCATTGCTCATACGGGGGATGGAAGCTCAAGAGGGCCTGCGCTCCCTGCCCCAGGCTGATGGGCGGCTGTCTCGGCCACACTCCTACCAGAATCCCACCACCAGTTCTATGGCCAAGATATCCCGCAGCATCTCTGTTGGGGAGAACCTGGGCCTGGTGGCCGAACCTCAAGCTCCTGCCTCCATCCGAGTTTCACCACTGAGCAAGCTAGCCCTGCCCACCCGGGCTCACTTGGTCCTTGACATCCCAAAGCCACTGCCTGATCGACCCACCCTGGCCACATTCTCACCTGTTACAAAGGGCCGGGCTCCTGGTGAGGCAGAACAGCCTGGCTCTCCAGCAGGCCTAGGAAAGGCTCACAGTACATCTGAGAGGCGGGCCTGTTTGGGAGAGAGTACCACTTCCAAACCTAGGACAGGGTGCCAGGCTCAGCGTGGGCTCAACATCCCATGTGCCCAGCAACTGCCGGTCAGCAGTCTCTTCCGAGGCCCTGAGAACTTGCAACCCCCACACCCTGAGAAGACTCCCAGCCCCATGGAATGCACCAGGCCAAGGGCAGCCCTGAGCCAGGACTCAG AACCAGCAGTGAGCCTGGAGCAGTGCGAACAACTTGTGGCagagctccagggcaatgtgcgcCAGGCTGTGCGGCTCTACCATTTG GTGGCTGGCTGCAAGACGCCCTCAGCAGACCAAAGTCGCATCACTCAGCTCCTCAGAAACACCTTCTCTTCACTACGGCAGGAGCTAGAGGCCCTGGCCGGGGCAGTGTTGTCCAGCCcaggagggagccctggggctgTGGGGGCTGAGCAAACACAGGCCCTGCTAGAACAATACTCAGAGCTGCTGCTTCGAGCTGTGGAGCGTCGCATGGAACACAGACTCTGA
- the MAPKBP1 gene encoding mitogen-activated protein kinase-binding protein 1 isoform X5 translates to MTAVEGSTITSRIKNLLRSPSIKLRRSKAGNRREDLSSKVTLEKVLGITVSGGSGLACDPRSGLVAYPAGCVVVLFNPRKHKQHHILNSSRKTITALAFSPDGKYLVTGESGHMPAVRVWDVAEHSQVAELQEHKYGVACVAFSPSAKYIVSVGYQHDMIVNVWAWKKNIVVASNKVSSRVTAVSFSEDCSYFVTAGNRHIKFWYLDDSKTSKVNATVPLLGRSGLLGELRNNLFTDVACGRGKKADSTFCITSSGLLCEFSDRRLLDKWVELRNTDTFTTTVAHCISVSQDYIFCGCADGTVRLFNPCNLHFLSTLPRPHALGTDIASVTEASRLFSGVANARYPDTIALTFDPTNHWLSCVYNDHSIYVWDVRDPKKVGKVYSALYHSSCVWSVEVYPEVKDSNQACLPPSSFITCSSDNTIRLWNTESSGVHGSTLHRNILSNDLIKIIYVDGNTQALLDTELPGGDKADGSLMDPRVGIRSVCISPNGQHLASGDRMGTLRVHELQSLSEMLKVEAHDSEILCLEYSKPDTGLKLLASASRDRLIHVLDAGREYSLQQTLDEHSSSITAVKFAASDGQVRMISCGADKSIYFRTAQKSGDGVQFTRTHHVVRKTTLYDMDVEPSWKYTAIGCQDRNIRIFNISSGKQKKLFKGSQGEDGTLIKVQTDPSGIYIATSCSDKNLSIFDFSSGECVATMFGHSEIVTGMKFSNDCKHLISVSGDSCIFVWRLSSEMTISMRQRLAELRQRQRGGKQQGPSSPQRAAGPNRHEAPSKLSAGPALSSDSDKEGEDEGTEEEELPALPILAKGTKKELALVPSPALPRSLSHWEMSRAQETVEFLDPAPAANQGPRRRGRWAQPGVELSVRSMLDLRQLETLAPSPRDPSQDSLAMTPSGPGKHGQQAPETSHASQSENLPRLQHSQPCSCPHLIRLLSQEEGVFAQDLEPAPIEDGIVYPEPSDSPTLDTSEFQVQAPARGTLGRVYPGSRGSEKHSPDSACSVDFSSSRLSSPEHPNEDSESTEPLSVDGISSDLEEPAEGDEEEEEEERGTGSCGLQEGSPHTPDQEQFLKQHFETLANGAAPGGPVRVPERTESRSISSRFLLQVQTPPLREPSPSSSSLALTSRPVQVPQASDEQLRGNGANPPGAPPEAEPYAGNPGPQQAAPVLLPRRRLNPDSSWAPKRVATANSLGGLQKAQSVQSLVPQDEAPPPGPLLIRGMEAQEGLRSLPQADGRLSRPHSYQNPTTSSMAKISRSISVGENLGLVAEPQAPASIRVSPLSKLALPTRAHLVLDIPKPLPDRPTLATFSPVTKGRAPGEAEQPGSPAGLGKAHSTSERRACLGESTTSKPRTGCQAQRGLNIPCAQQLPVSSLFRGPENLQPPHPEKTPSPMECTRPRAALSQDSEPAVSLEQCEQLVAELQGNVRQAVRLYHLVAGCKTPSADQSRITQLLRNTFSSLRQELEALAGAVLSSPGGSPGAVGAEQTQALLEQYSELLLRAVERRMEHRL, encoded by the exons GTGCGTGGTTGTGCTGTTCAATCCCCGGAAACACAAACAGCACCACATCCTCAACAGTTCCAG GAAAACCATCACTGCCCTTGCCTTCTCCCCTGATGGCAAATACTTGGTCACCGGAGAG AGTGGGCACATGCCTGCCGTGCGAGTTTGGGATGTGGCTGAGCATAGCCAGGTGGCAGAGCTGCAGGAGCATAAGTATGGTGTGGCTTGTGTGGCCTTCTCCCCTAGTGCCAAGTACATTGTCTCCGTGGGCTACCAGCATGACATGATCGTCAACGTCTGGGCCTGGAAG AAAAACATCGTGGTAGCCTCCAATAAGGTGTCCAGTCGGGTGACGGCAGTGTCCTTCTCTGAAGATTGCAGTTACTTTGTCACTGCAGGCAACCGGCACATCAAATTCTGGTACCTCGATGACAGCAAGACCTCAAAG GTGAATGCCACTGTGCCCCTGCTGGGCCGCTCGGGGCTGCTGGGGGAGCTACGGAACAACTTGTTCACAGACGTGGCCTGTGGCCGAGGGAAGAAGGCAGACAGTACCTTCTGCATCACGTCCTCCGGGCTGCTGTGCGAGTTCAGTGACCGGAGGCTTTTGGATAAGTGGGTGGAGCTGAGA AACACAGACACCTTCACA ACCACTGTGGCCCACTGCATCTCTGTGAGCCAAGACTACATTTTCTGTGGCTGTGCTGATGGTACCGTGCGCCTCTTCAACCCCTGTAACCTGCATTTCCTCAGCACCCTGCCCCGGCCCCATGCTCTGGGGACGGACATTGCCAGTGTCACTGAGGCCAG TCGCCTCTTCTCTGGAGTGGCCAATGCCAGGTATCCAGACACCATTGCCTTGACCTTTGATCCTACTAATCACTGGCTGTCTTGTGTATACAACGACCACAGCATTTATGTTTGGGACGTGAGGGACCCCAAGAAAGTGGGCAAGGTGTACTCGGCTCTGTATCATTCCTCCTGCGTCTGGAGTGTGGAG GTCTACCCTGAAGTGAAGGACAGTAACCAGGCTTGCCTGCCTCCCAGTTCCTTTATCACTTGTTCCTCGGACAACACCATTCGCCTGTGGAACACAGAGAGTTCCGGGGTACATGGCTCCACCCTGCATCGAAACATCCTCAGCAAT GACCTCATTAAGATCATCTATGTGGATGGGAACACTCAGGCCCTGCTGGACACTGAGCTGCCTGGAGGAGACAAAGCTGATGGGTCCCTGATGGATCCCCGTGTAGGCATCCGCTCTGTGTGTATCAGCCCCAATGGACAGCATCTAGCTTCAGGGGACCGTATGGGCACACTTAG GGTGCACGAGCTGCAGTCCCTGAGTGAGATGCTGAAGGTGGAGGCCCATGACTCGGAAATTCTATGCCTGGAGTACTCTAAGCCAGACACAG GTCTGAAGCTACTAGCATCAGCGAGCCGGGACCGGCTGATCCACGTGCTGGATGCTGGACGGGAGTATAGCCTACAGCAGACACTGGACGAGCACTCATCCTCCATTACCGCTGTGAAGTTTGCAG CCAGCGATGGGCAAGTCCGCATGATCAGCTGTGGAGCAGACAAGAGCATCTACTTCCGCACTGCCCAGAAG TCTGGAGATGGAGTACAGTTTACACGGACACATCACGTGGTACGGAAGACGACCCTCTATGACATGGATGTGGAGCCCAGCTGGAAGTACACGGCCATCGGCTGCCAGGACCGAAATATTCG GATCTTTAACATCAGCAGTGGGAAGCAGAAGAAGCTATTTAAAGGGTCACAGGGTGAGGATGGCACTCTGATTAAG GTGCAGACAGACCCCTCAGGGATCTACATTGCCACTAGCTGTTCTGACAAGAACCTCTCCATTTTTGACTTCTCTTCAGGAGAGTGCGTGGCCACCATGTTTGGCCACTCAG AGATTGTCACTGGCATGAAGTTTAGTAATGACTGCAAACATCTCATCTCTGTATCAGGGGACAG CTGCATATTCGTGTGGCGCCTGAGCTCTGAGATGACCATCAGCATGAGGCAGCGTCTGGCTGAGCTGCGCCAGCGTCAGCGAGGTGGCAAGCAGCAAGGGCCATCCTCTCCCCAAAGGGCTGCTGGACCCAACCG GCACGAGGCCCCATCTAAGCTCTCTGCTGGACCAGCTCTCTCATCAGATAGTGACAAGGAGGGAGAAGACGAGGGCACCGAAGAAGAAGAACTTCCAGCTCTCCCCATCCTTGCCAAGGGTACCAAGAAAGAGCTAG CCTTGGTGCCCAGCCCGGCCCTGCCCCGAAGCCTGTCCCACTGGGAGATGAGTCGG GCACAGGAGACGGTGGAGTTCCTGGACCCAGCTCCTGCAGCCAACCAGGGACCCAGAAGGAGGGGGCGCTGGGCTCAGCCAGGCGTGGAGCTCAGTGTTCGCTCCATGCTGGACCTGCGGCAGCTGGAGACACTGGCCCCAAGCCCTCGGGACCCTAGCCAGGACTCGCTGGCCATGACCCCATCTGGTCCTGGGAAGCATGGTCAGCAGGCCCCGGAAACCTCACATGCCAGTCAG AGTGAAAATCTCCCTCGGCTTCAGCATTCCCAACCCTGTTCCTGCCCCCACCTTATCCGATTGTTATCCCAAGAGGAAGGGGTCTTTGCCCAAGATCTGGAGCCTGCACCCATCGAAGATGGTATTGTCTACCCAGAGCCGAGTGACAGCCCCACCCTGGATACCAG TGAGTTTCAGGTGCAGGCACCAGCCCGAGGGACTCTAGGAAGAGTGTACCCAGgcagcagaggctcagagaagcacaGCCCTGATAGTGCCTGCTCTGTGGATTTCAGCAGCAGCCGCCTTTCCAGCCCTGAGCACCCTAATGAAG ACTCTGAGAGCACGGAGCCCCTGAGTGTGGATGGCATTTCCTCAGACCTTGAAGAGCCAGCTGAGggtgatgaggaagaggaggaagaggagagaggcacTGGCTCCTGTGGGCTGCAGGAAGGCAGCCCCCACACCCCAGACCAGGAGCAGTTTCTAAAACAGCACTTTGAGACTCTGGCCAATGGGGCTGCTCCAG GGGGCCCAGTCCGAGTACCAGAGAGGACAGAGTCTCGGAGCATCTCTTCACGATTCCTGTTGCAAGTGCAGACACCCCCACTCAG GGaaccatccccatcttcctcaaGCCTGGCACTGACGTCGAGACCAGTCCAGGTGCCACAGGCTTCTGATGAGCAGCTGAGAGGCAATGGTGCCAATCCTCCAGGAGCACCCCCAGAGGCAGAGCCCTACGCTGGAAACCCTGGCCCCCAGCAGGCAGCTCCTGTGCTGTTGCCACGACGCCGTCTCAACCCAGACAGCAGCTGGGCCCCCAAGAGAGTGGCTACAGCCAATTCCTTAGGTGGACTCCAGAAAGCCCAGTCTGTGCAGAGTCTGGTGCCACAGG ATGAGGCCCCTCCACCAGGCCCATTGCTCATACGGGGGATGGAAGCTCAAGAGGGCCTGCGCTCCCTGCCCCAGGCTGATGGGCGGCTGTCTCGGCCACACTCCTACCAGAATCCCACCACCAGTTCTATGGCCAAGATATCCCGCAGCATCTCTGTTGGGGAGAACCTGGGCCTGGTGGCCGAACCTCAAGCTCCTGCCTCCATCCGAGTTTCACCACTGAGCAAGCTAGCCCTGCCCACCCGGGCTCACTTGGTCCTTGACATCCCAAAGCCACTGCCTGATCGACCCACCCTGGCCACATTCTCACCTGTTACAAAGGGCCGGGCTCCTGGTGAGGCAGAACAGCCTGGCTCTCCAGCAGGCCTAGGAAAGGCTCACAGTACATCTGAGAGGCGGGCCTGTTTGGGAGAGAGTACCACTTCCAAACCTAGGACAGGGTGCCAGGCTCAGCGTGGGCTCAACATCCCATGTGCCCAGCAACTGCCGGTCAGCAGTCTCTTCCGAGGCCCTGAGAACTTGCAACCCCCACACCCTGAGAAGACTCCCAGCCCCATGGAATGCACCAGGCCAAGGGCAGCCCTGAGCCAGGACTCAG AACCAGCAGTGAGCCTGGAGCAGTGCGAACAACTTGTGGCagagctccagggcaatgtgcgcCAGGCTGTGCGGCTCTACCATTTG GTGGCTGGCTGCAAGACGCCCTCAGCAGACCAAAGTCGCATCACTCAGCTCCTCAGAAACACCTTCTCTTCACTACGGCAGGAGCTAGAGGCCCTGGCCGGGGCAGTGTTGTCCAGCCcaggagggagccctggggctgTGGGGGCTGAGCAAACACAGGCCCTGCTAGAACAATACTCAGAGCTGCTGCTTCGAGCTGTGGAGCGTCGCATGGAACACAGACTCTGA